The following proteins are co-located in the Noviherbaspirillum sp. UKPF54 genome:
- a CDS encoding peptidylprolyl isomerase, whose amino-acid sequence MTAIVRIDNEEIGVDDFVRTLKLTGQFESLIEQMVREKLTVLSAKKLGIPVLPEEIQERADQFRRVQGLHRAADMNNYLDALGVSLDEFEAFVTDGLYQEKMMAQVCSDKAIQGYFKLNSPRFDSIEVSHMVLDAEGKAKEMMSVLEDDPDSFEEMAREHSIADTRERGGLIGKVLRGSLKTDIEAKVFNAEAGDLLGPFPSADKSFFEIFRVNAKHPATLDDETVSEVRRLLREEWLMQRAQEHVIEAR is encoded by the coding sequence ATGACGGCGATTGTGCGTATCGATAACGAAGAAATCGGTGTCGACGATTTTGTCAGGACATTGAAACTGACCGGGCAATTCGAAAGCCTGATCGAGCAGATGGTCAGGGAAAAGCTGACCGTGCTGTCGGCGAAAAAGCTTGGCATCCCGGTGTTGCCGGAAGAAATCCAGGAGCGCGCCGACCAGTTCCGCCGCGTGCAGGGATTGCACCGCGCCGCCGACATGAACAATTATCTCGACGCGCTCGGCGTTTCGCTGGACGAATTCGAAGCCTTCGTCACCGACGGCCTGTACCAGGAAAAGATGATGGCGCAGGTATGCAGCGACAAGGCGATCCAGGGCTATTTCAAGCTGAACTCGCCCAGGTTCGACAGCATCGAGGTCAGCCACATGGTGCTTGACGCGGAAGGCAAGGCCAAGGAAATGATGTCGGTTCTGGAAGACGACCCGGACAGCTTCGAGGAAATGGCGCGCGAGCATTCGATCGCCGACACGCGCGAGCGCGGCGGGCTGATCGGCAAGGTGTTGCGCGGCTCGCTCAAGACCGATATCGAGGCCAAGGTGTTCAACGCCGAGGCCGGCGACCTGCTCGGGCCGTTCCCTTCGGCCGACAAGTCGTTCTTCGAGATCTTCCGTGTCAACGCCAAGCACCCGGCCACCCTGGACGACGAAACCGTGTCCGAGGTGCGGCGCCTGCTGCGCGAGGAGTGGCTGATGCAGCGCGCGCAGGAACATGTGATCGAAGCGCGCTAG
- a CDS encoding NADPH-dependent FMN reductase: MTKPIYILGISGSLRRKSFNSAALRAAQALTPPGTTFEIADLSDIPMYNGDVHEQGYPAAVQALRARIAAADAVLIATPEYNYSIPGPLKNALDWASRAPSQPFDGKPLAIMGATAGGLGTSRAQYHLRQVCVYLNALVLNKPEVMISGANAKFDQDGRLTDEATAGQIQGLVQALADWTIRLKAAA, translated from the coding sequence ATGACCAAGCCTATTTACATCCTCGGCATTTCCGGCAGCCTGAGAAGGAAGTCGTTCAATTCGGCAGCCTTGCGCGCTGCCCAGGCGCTGACCCCGCCGGGCACCACGTTCGAGATCGCCGACCTGTCGGACATCCCGATGTATAACGGCGACGTGCACGAACAAGGCTATCCGGCGGCGGTGCAGGCGCTGCGCGCGCGGATTGCCGCGGCCGATGCGGTGCTGATCGCAACGCCCGAATACAACTATTCGATTCCCGGCCCGCTCAAGAATGCGCTCGACTGGGCGTCGCGCGCGCCGAGCCAGCCTTTCGACGGCAAGCCGCTGGCGATCATGGGAGCGACGGCGGGTGGCCTGGGCACATCGCGCGCGCAATATCACCTGCGCCAGGTATGCGTGTATCTGAATGCGCTCGTGCTGAACAAGCCGGAGGTGATGATTTCAGGGGCGAACGCCAAGTTCGACCAGGACGGCAGGCTGACCGACGAAGCGACGGCCGGGCAGATTCAAGGGCTGGTGCAGGCGCTGGCCGACTGGACGATCCGTCTCAAGGCCGCGGCCTGA
- a CDS encoding YceI family protein — protein MSLTIVRRSLTSALLAAGLAATAFASAASAPAGNYKIDPVHSVAYFEIGHAGGISRFMGRFNDMNGDLVVDTPEKSKIKVEIKTDSVDTRSEALDKHLKSPDFFNAVQFPTMNFASTAVTLNAAGEGTVAGNLTLHGVTKPVTLKLRRIGSGLGMKGETRAGYVATGTIKRSEFGMNYGVPKAATDEVELHINIEAVKQ, from the coding sequence ATGTCGCTTACCATTGTCCGCCGCTCCCTGACTTCCGCCCTGCTGGCCGCCGGCCTTGCCGCTACCGCCTTCGCATCCGCCGCCTCCGCTCCCGCCGGCAACTACAAGATCGACCCGGTGCATTCGGTCGCCTATTTCGAAATCGGTCATGCCGGCGGCATCAGCCGATTCATGGGCCGCTTCAACGACATGAACGGCGATCTCGTGGTCGACACGCCGGAGAAAAGCAAGATCAAGGTCGAGATCAAGACCGACAGCGTCGACACGAGGAGCGAAGCGCTCGACAAGCACCTGAAGAGCCCGGACTTCTTCAATGCGGTGCAGTTCCCGACCATGAACTTCGCCTCCACCGCCGTCACGCTCAACGCTGCCGGCGAAGGTACGGTGGCCGGCAACCTGACGCTGCACGGCGTGACCAAGCCGGTCACCTTGAAGCTGCGCCGGATCGGCTCCGGGCTCGGCATGAAGGGCGAAACCCGTGCCGGCTATGTCGCCACTGGCACCATCAAGCGCAGCGAATTCGGCATGAACTACGGTGTGCCGAAGGCCGCCACCGATGAGGTCGAACTGCACATCAATATCGAAGCCGTCAAGCAGTAA
- a CDS encoding LysR family transcriptional regulator — protein MDLFQAMKVFIKVAETGSLSGAARALDISNPSVTRHVCDLESYLSARLFNRSTRRLSLTETGAAYLERCRQVLAAVEDAASAASSSVADPGGTLRISAPVSFAVNRLGRVLPRYAQRYPRVQLDVALSDRVVDLVEEGYDLAIRIGNIQDSSLVARKIAPMRLAVCASPAYLARHGSPQTPRDLERHACLNYSYWALRDEWQFTRDGVTESVRIAGTMRVNNGDLLREAALAGMGIVMQPTFIVGDDIRNGALVPVLADYRLPESAIHAVYPSRQHLSAKVRTFIDFLVQELDPARESRVPG, from the coding sequence ATGGATCTGTTTCAGGCCATGAAAGTATTCATCAAGGTTGCGGAAACCGGCAGCCTGTCGGGCGCGGCGCGCGCGCTCGATATCTCCAATCCGTCGGTCACGCGCCATGTGTGCGACCTCGAATCCTACCTCAGCGCGCGCCTGTTCAATCGCAGCACCCGGCGCCTGAGCCTGACCGAAACCGGCGCCGCCTACCTCGAACGCTGCCGGCAAGTGCTGGCCGCGGTGGAAGACGCCGCCAGCGCGGCCAGCAGCAGCGTGGCCGATCCGGGCGGAACCTTGCGCATCAGCGCGCCGGTGTCGTTCGCGGTCAATCGCCTGGGGCGGGTGCTGCCCCGGTATGCGCAGCGCTACCCCAGGGTGCAGCTCGACGTGGCGCTGTCCGACCGCGTGGTGGACCTGGTGGAGGAGGGCTACGACCTGGCTATACGCATCGGCAATATCCAGGATTCCAGCCTGGTGGCGCGCAAGATCGCACCGATGCGGCTGGCGGTGTGCGCATCTCCCGCCTATCTCGCCCGGCATGGCTCGCCGCAAACGCCGCGCGACCTGGAGCGGCACGCCTGCCTGAACTACAGCTACTGGGCGCTGCGCGACGAATGGCAGTTCACGCGCGACGGCGTGACCGAGTCGGTGCGCATAGCCGGAACGATGCGCGTCAACAATGGCGACCTGTTGCGCGAAGCGGCGCTGGCCGGCATGGGTATCGTCATGCAGCCGACGTTCATCGTCGGCGATGACATCCGGAACGGCGCGCTCGTGCCCGTGCTGGCCGACTACCGCCTGCCGGAAAGCGCCATCCACGCGGTATATCCGAGCCGCCAGCATCTGTCGGCCAAGGTCCGCACCTTCATCGATTTCCTGGTGCAGGAACTCGATCCCGCGCGGGAGTCCCGGGTGCCGGGATAA
- a CDS encoding SRPBCC family protein has protein sequence MARIQQSIEINVPVHAAYSKLVQFDEYPRFMQGVEAVRQTDDTHLHWTAKMADRDMEWDAEITERRENRCIAWRNLSGPQNIGKVELQELGRDKASITLTMECEPGQMLGQMPGAQGGNAEGTMAQRVWEDLARFKKLVETRDAESGDWRPSDYGTQQATAHPVHTTQSEASLSRASGQDDGQGRFGISEEQNFDQQSDQARRVGRMPSDIPGADPAESMAQAMHQAEPDGRQREQMTEALDRSVPPSESEPGVGSSGNSPGNKRA, from the coding sequence ATGGCAAGAATTCAGCAGTCGATCGAGATCAATGTGCCTGTCCATGCCGCGTACAGCAAGCTGGTGCAGTTCGATGAGTATCCGCGCTTCATGCAGGGCGTGGAAGCGGTGCGGCAGACCGACGATACGCACCTGCACTGGACGGCGAAAATGGCGGATCGCGACATGGAATGGGATGCCGAAATCACCGAGCGGCGGGAAAACCGCTGCATTGCCTGGCGCAACCTGAGCGGCCCGCAAAATATTGGCAAGGTCGAATTGCAGGAGCTCGGCCGCGACAAGGCGAGCATCACCCTGACGATGGAATGCGAACCGGGTCAGATGCTGGGCCAGATGCCGGGAGCGCAGGGCGGCAATGCGGAAGGCACGATGGCGCAACGCGTGTGGGAAGACCTGGCACGCTTCAAGAAGCTGGTCGAAACGCGCGACGCGGAAAGCGGCGACTGGCGGCCGTCGGACTACGGCACGCAGCAGGCGACGGCGCATCCGGTGCACACGACGCAATCCGAAGCATCATTGTCGCGCGCATCCGGCCAGGATGACGGGCAAGGCCGGTTTGGCATTTCGGAGGAGCAAAACTTCGATCAGCAGTCCGACCAGGCACGGCGCGTCGGCCGCATGCCGTCCGACATTCCAGGCGCCGACCCGGCGGAAAGCATGGCGCAGGCGATGCACCAAGCCGAACCGGATGGCAGGCAGCGCGAGCAGATGACCGAGGCGCTGGACCGGTCGGTGCCGCCGAGCGAGAGTGAGCCTGGGGTCGGGTCTTCTGGCAACTCTCCCGGCAACAAGCGCGCCTAG
- a CDS encoding CDGSH iron-sulfur domain-containing protein: MGTPHIASKSPYAIDVESGKDYYWCSCGQSKAQPFCDGSHQGTDFAPQKFTAEENATLYFCGCKQSANGAFCDGAHQKL, from the coding sequence ATGGGCACTCCGCACATCGCTTCCAAATCGCCGTACGCCATCGACGTCGAAAGCGGCAAGGATTATTACTGGTGCAGCTGCGGCCAGAGCAAGGCGCAGCCGTTCTGCGACGGCAGCCATCAGGGCACCGACTTCGCGCCGCAAAAGTTCACCGCCGAAGAAAACGCCACGCTCTACTTCTGCGGCTGCAAGCAGAGCGCCAACGGCGCCTTCTGCGACGGCGCGCACCAGAAGCTCTGA
- a CDS encoding sigma-54-dependent Fis family transcriptional regulator produces the protein MKLFNPGGRPGSAISYAGLLEKIEILRSTLRWSSKLERADIEKLLRQFNALRDEVMQLSHKERFVQAASAESVEQAAPDLTPEDQTPGQRRRALLERSFVFEGTFGDNPKLLDALEVAEKAAPTDLPVLIDGESGTGKELMAKVIHANGSRADKPYISVNCGAIPENLLESELFGHRKGAFTGAANDRKGKFESAHKGTIFLDEIGELPLPGQVKLLRVLQSHEIQRVGSDEIINVDTRIVAATNKNLRKLIAEGTFREDLFYRLSVIHVTLPSLRERRDEIPLLIAYYGDESAEALKRRPLKMTPRLRSFMLNYAYPGNIRELRNLMYRLSCLAGDTADVTHLPEDIRPKSPSLAVSATAAGDDGVAAPASLSEAKRAASDEAERAFLERGLREVGGTVAELARRCEMNRSHLQMLLKKHGIHSKDFRKQAASTPLPQAGEGQGHPA, from the coding sequence ATGAAACTGTTCAATCCCGGAGGCCGTCCCGGCTCCGCCATTTCATATGCGGGGCTGCTGGAAAAGATCGAAATCCTGCGCTCGACGCTGCGCTGGTCCTCGAAGCTGGAGCGGGCCGACATCGAAAAGCTGCTGCGCCAGTTCAACGCGCTGCGCGACGAGGTGATGCAGCTGTCGCACAAGGAGCGCTTCGTGCAGGCCGCCTCCGCCGAGTCGGTCGAGCAGGCCGCGCCGGACCTGACGCCGGAGGATCAGACTCCGGGGCAGCGCCGCCGCGCGCTGCTCGAACGCAGCTTCGTGTTCGAAGGCACCTTCGGCGACAACCCGAAACTGCTCGATGCGCTGGAAGTCGCGGAAAAGGCCGCGCCCACCGATTTGCCGGTGCTGATCGACGGTGAAAGCGGCACCGGCAAGGAATTGATGGCGAAGGTCATCCACGCCAACGGATCGCGCGCCGACAAGCCGTACATTTCCGTGAACTGCGGCGCGATCCCGGAGAACCTGCTGGAATCCGAACTGTTCGGGCACAGGAAGGGCGCCTTCACCGGCGCGGCCAACGACCGCAAGGGCAAGTTCGAAAGCGCGCACAAGGGCACCATCTTCCTCGACGAAATCGGCGAGCTGCCGCTGCCGGGCCAGGTCAAGCTCTTGCGGGTGCTGCAATCGCATGAAATCCAGCGCGTGGGATCGGACGAAATCATCAACGTCGATACGCGCATCGTCGCCGCCACCAACAAGAACCTGCGCAAGCTGATCGCCGAAGGCACGTTCCGCGAAGACCTGTTCTACCGCCTCTCCGTGATCCACGTGACCCTGCCGTCGCTGCGCGAGCGGCGCGACGAGATTCCGCTGCTGATTGCCTACTATGGCGACGAGTCGGCCGAGGCGCTGAAGCGCCGCCCGCTGAAGATGACGCCGCGCCTGCGCAGCTTCATGCTCAATTACGCTTATCCGGGCAACATCCGCGAGCTGCGCAACCTGATGTACCGCCTTTCCTGCCTGGCAGGCGACACGGCCGACGTGACGCATCTGCCCGAGGATATCCGGCCGAAGTCGCCGTCGCTGGCGGTGTCGGCGACCGCCGCCGGCGACGATGGCGTCGCGGCGCCGGCGTCGCTGAGCGAGGCCAAGCGCGCCGCCAGCGACGAGGCAGAGCGCGCTTTTCTCGAGCGCGGCTTGAGGGAGGTCGGCGGCACCGTGGCCGAGCTGGCGCGGCGCTGCGAGATGAACCGCTCGCACTTGCAGATGCTGCTGAAAAAGCACGGCATCCATTCGAAGGACTTTCGCAAACAGGCGGCATCCACGCCTCTTCCGCAAGCGGGAGAGGGACAGGGGCACCCGGCATAG
- a CDS encoding LysR family transcriptional regulator translates to MKVFAAVVDTGSFASAADRLDMSRAMTSKYVAHLEEHLGTRLLQRTTRKLTLTESGATYYERCVQILADIAEAEEGAVHHTEAPRGTLRVTMPVSFGILHMGPAVTAYMKRYPEVKIDILLNDRRVDLIEEGLDLAVRIGSLPESGLIARKLASDRIVICGAPEYFAQHGTPKTPEDLVGHNCLIYSYAASGDEWKLTGPDGEHAVRVSGSMRATNGDMVKLAALGGLGVMRQPLFLLAEELRSGRLVEVLREYRLPEIGIYAVYPSRKHLSAKVRSFVDFLAAEFAQKKEW, encoded by the coding sequence ATGAAGGTTTTTGCCGCGGTGGTCGACACCGGCAGCTTCGCGTCGGCCGCGGACCGCCTCGACATGTCGCGTGCGATGACCTCGAAATATGTCGCGCACCTGGAAGAGCATCTCGGCACGCGCCTGCTGCAGCGAACCACGCGCAAGCTGACGCTGACCGAATCCGGCGCCACCTATTACGAGCGCTGCGTGCAGATCCTGGCCGACATCGCCGAGGCGGAAGAGGGGGCGGTGCATCACACCGAGGCGCCGCGCGGCACCTTGCGCGTGACCATGCCCGTGTCGTTCGGCATCCTGCACATGGGGCCGGCGGTCACCGCCTACATGAAGCGCTATCCGGAGGTGAAGATCGATATCCTGCTCAACGACCGGCGGGTCGACCTGATCGAGGAGGGACTCGACCTTGCGGTACGCATCGGCTCGCTGCCGGAGTCGGGACTGATAGCAAGGAAGCTGGCGTCCGACCGCATCGTCATCTGCGGCGCGCCCGAATATTTCGCACAGCACGGCACGCCGAAGACGCCGGAAGACCTCGTCGGCCACAACTGCCTGATCTACAGCTATGCCGCCAGCGGCGATGAATGGAAGCTGACCGGCCCGGACGGCGAGCATGCGGTCAGAGTGAGCGGCAGCATGCGCGCCACCAACGGCGACATGGTAAAGCTGGCCGCACTGGGCGGGCTGGGCGTAATGCGCCAGCCCTTGTTCCTGCTGGCCGAGGAGTTGCGCAGCGGGCGCCTGGTGGAGGTGCTGCGCGAGTACCGCTTGCCGGAGATCGGCATCTACGCCGTCTACCCCAGCCGCAAGCATCTGTCCGCGAAAGTGCGCAGCTTCGTCGATTTTCTGGCGGCCGAATTCGCGCAAAAGAAGGAATGGTGA
- a CDS encoding peptidase domain-containing ABC transporter, protein MDAPAQQQALADFLSSVEILSPFTREELDQLGEQAESRFYAFGDTVCNAGDPAGGLFVIKSGSVRVFTEENGKEISMGVRKAGEVFAELAMLRDHWHESSVRASVKTELLFIPREAIAPVIARNRAALDFVTSYVAIASAGGFVTRLFDLRGKVNKEELEEFIRSVGVKRVAAGREILKQDSREDRRLYVVRHGEVKLVRTEEGTEYPLATLRQGEIFGEKACLMRQEQMASVVASTDATLLVIPEKTIHVVLERNPKLREALEDRIRFVERELQRQKKLAERRKRPVILDLHSKPEFGEKIIRRFALVEQAEEMDCGAACLAMLCKHYGISMTLGKLRELANVTTQGATLDSLARAGESLGFTTRGVQCTYEALMGFELPFIVHWEGYHYIVVYGISKQHVWVADPAIGFKKMTVEEFERGWSGTCLVFTPGQNLVQLAAARSPWIRFVAYLKPYKKILMHLFMATFVIQVLGIVPPMIIQNILDGVIVHQNLSLLHLLIIGLIVSNVFTQLMTTIRAFLANFMVRNLDFAMMSQFFKHTMSLPFSFFAKRKTGDILARFEENMTIRSFLTESTITTMLNVLMVFIYFTIMFLYNVKMTLVLIAFIIPIMALTVVVTPKAKNYAREVFATTTEAKAYLMEALGGVETVKGMGIERPVRLKWEKKYAKALEQQYRAQTFNIVVGLVSQLLNAATTIAILWVGADLVLDHQLSIGQLIAFNALMGSVLAPLMGLVGLWSRLNDAGVAMERLGDVLDMEPEQRPQDLPSRVLLPDLQGEIRLENVYFRYGGEDTPYVLENISLDIKPGELVAVVGRSGSGKTTLAKLLVGFYAPSEGKIVVDGYDVSVIDKEYFRAQVGYVMQSNLLFSGTIAENIASGDESPDRRRIEEVAKMADAHAFIAKMPLGYEQIVGERGVGLSGGQIQRLCIARALYHDPRLLVFDEATSALDTQSESNIIGNMGEILKGRTAVIIAHRLSTIMRADKILVLYEGAIVEQGRHEELVNRRGMYYELVQKQLSAA, encoded by the coding sequence ATGGACGCACCCGCACAGCAGCAAGCCCTCGCCGATTTCCTGTCCTCGGTCGAAATCCTGTCGCCCTTTACGCGCGAGGAGCTCGACCAGCTGGGAGAGCAGGCCGAATCGCGCTTCTACGCGTTCGGCGACACGGTCTGCAATGCCGGCGACCCGGCAGGCGGCCTGTTCGTCATCAAGTCCGGCTCGGTGCGCGTCTTTACCGAGGAGAACGGCAAGGAAATCAGCATGGGCGTGCGCAAGGCCGGCGAAGTGTTCGCCGAGCTGGCGATGCTGCGCGACCACTGGCACGAATCCTCGGTGCGCGCCTCGGTGAAAACCGAGCTCCTGTTCATCCCGCGCGAGGCGATCGCGCCGGTCATCGCGCGCAACCGCGCCGCGCTCGACTTCGTCACCAGCTATGTCGCCATCGCCTCGGCCGGCGGCTTCGTGACGCGTCTGTTCGACCTGCGCGGCAAGGTCAACAAGGAAGAGCTGGAGGAATTCATCCGCAGCGTCGGCGTCAAGCGCGTGGCCGCCGGGCGCGAGATCCTGAAGCAGGACAGCCGCGAAGACCGCCGGCTGTACGTGGTGCGGCACGGCGAAGTGAAGCTGGTGCGCACCGAGGAAGGCACCGAGTACCCGCTGGCGACGCTGCGCCAGGGCGAGATTTTCGGCGAAAAGGCATGCCTGATGCGGCAGGAACAGATGGCGTCGGTGGTCGCTTCCACCGACGCCACGCTCTTGGTGATCCCGGAAAAGACGATCCACGTGGTCCTGGAGCGCAATCCCAAGCTGCGCGAAGCGCTGGAAGACCGCATCCGCTTCGTCGAGCGCGAATTGCAGCGCCAGAAGAAGCTGGCCGAACGGCGCAAGCGGCCGGTCATCCTCGATCTGCACTCGAAGCCCGAGTTCGGCGAAAAGATCATCCGGCGCTTCGCACTGGTCGAGCAGGCCGAGGAAATGGATTGCGGCGCCGCCTGCCTGGCGATGCTGTGCAAGCATTACGGCATCTCCATGACCCTCGGAAAACTGCGCGAGCTGGCCAACGTCACCACCCAGGGCGCCACGCTCGACAGCCTGGCGCGGGCCGGCGAGTCGCTCGGCTTCACCACGCGCGGCGTGCAGTGCACCTACGAGGCGCTGATGGGCTTCGAACTGCCCTTCATCGTGCACTGGGAGGGCTACCACTACATCGTGGTGTACGGTATCTCGAAGCAGCACGTATGGGTGGCCGACCCGGCGATCGGCTTCAAGAAAATGACGGTCGAGGAATTCGAGCGCGGCTGGAGCGGAACCTGCCTGGTGTTCACGCCCGGCCAGAACCTGGTGCAGCTGGCGGCGGCGCGCTCGCCGTGGATACGCTTCGTCGCCTACCTCAAGCCATACAAGAAAATCCTGATGCACCTGTTCATGGCGACCTTCGTGATCCAGGTGCTGGGCATCGTGCCGCCGATGATCATCCAGAACATCCTGGACGGCGTGATCGTGCACCAGAACCTGAGCCTGCTGCACCTCTTGATCATCGGCCTGATCGTGTCGAACGTGTTCACCCAGCTGATGACGACGATACGCGCCTTCCTCGCCAACTTCATGGTGCGCAACCTGGATTTCGCGATGATGTCGCAATTCTTCAAGCACACCATGTCGCTGCCGTTTTCGTTCTTCGCCAAGCGCAAGACCGGCGACATCCTGGCGCGCTTCGAAGAAAACATGACGATCCGCTCCTTCCTGACGGAGTCGACCATCACCACCATGCTCAACGTGCTGATGGTGTTCATCTACTTCACGATCATGTTCCTCTATAACGTGAAGATGACGCTGGTGCTGATCGCCTTCATCATCCCGATCATGGCGCTGACCGTGGTGGTGACGCCGAAGGCGAAGAACTACGCGCGCGAAGTGTTCGCCACCACGACCGAGGCCAAGGCCTACCTGATGGAGGCGCTGGGCGGCGTCGAGACGGTGAAGGGCATGGGCATCGAGCGCCCGGTGCGCCTGAAATGGGAAAAGAAATACGCCAAGGCGCTGGAACAGCAATATCGCGCGCAAACCTTCAACATCGTGGTCGGCCTCGTCAGCCAGCTGCTCAATGCGGCCACCACCATCGCCATCCTGTGGGTCGGCGCCGACCTGGTGCTGGATCACCAGCTATCGATCGGCCAGCTGATCGCGTTCAACGCCCTGATGGGCAGCGTGCTGGCGCCGCTGATGGGACTGGTCGGCCTGTGGAGCCGTCTTAACGACGCCGGCGTGGCGATGGAGCGCCTGGGCGACGTGCTCGACATGGAACCCGAGCAGCGCCCGCAAGACTTGCCGTCGCGCGTGCTGCTGCCCGACCTGCAGGGCGAGATCCGGCTGGAGAATGTCTATTTCCGTTACGGCGGCGAGGACACGCCCTATGTGCTGGAAAACATCAGCCTCGACATCAAGCCGGGCGAACTGGTCGCCGTGGTCGGCCGCAGCGGTTCCGGCAAGACCACGCTGGCCAAGCTGCTGGTCGGCTTCTACGCGCCGAGCGAGGGCAAGATCGTGGTGGATGGCTACGATGTCTCCGTGATCGACAAGGAATACTTCCGCGCCCAGGTCGGCTACGTCATGCAGAGCAATCTGCTGTTCTCCGGGACGATTGCCGAAAACATCGCCAGCGGCGACGAAAGCCCGGACCGGCGGCGGATCGAGGAAGTGGCGAAGATGGCGGACGCCCATGCCTTCATCGCCAAGATGCCGCTCGGGTATGAGCAGATCGTCGGCGAGCGCGGCGTCGGCCTGTCCGGCGGCCAGATCCAGCGGCTGTGCATCGCCCGCGCGCTGTACCACGACCCGCGCCTGTTGGTATTCGACGAGGCGACCTCGGCGCTGGACACGCAATCCGAGAGCAACATCATCGGCAACATGGGGGAAATCCTGAAAGGGCGCACCGCCGTCATCATCGCGCACCGCCTTTCCACCATCATGCGCGCCGACAAGATCCTCGTGCTGTACGAAGGCGCGATCGTCGAGCAGGGCCGGCACGAGGAACTGGTGAACCGGCGCGGCATGTACTACGAACTGGTGCAAAAACAGTTGAGCGCGGCATGA
- a CDS encoding multidrug effflux MFS transporter has product MKPLRSLTLMLAGLAMLGPFCIDTYLPSFAAIAREFGIAPVLVQQSLSAYLLCFAGMMLFHGTLSDSFGRRPVIIASLAVFILASAGAALAPDLGWLIVFRALQGLSAGAGTVVGRAMIRDRLADAHAQKMMSDVTVAFAVAPAAAPVLGGWLQLWFGWRSVFVFLAVFGLLMCVICWRSLPESLPACERHAFRPRRILRGYWSAIRHPHFLLLALALGFASIGFFVYIASAPRFVLEVLHLPVTAFGWLFVPLVTGMVAGAFIAGRLAHRWRPVRLIRLGYLLMAAAALINLAYNLLYAARVPWAVAPLFLYTLGMSLASPSTMVLTLNVFPAMRGLAASLQSFVQVLLFALVAAVIAPLAGGSALRLASFLAFASSCSLACLLMLAASMRLQASHAASPHSSDPINPSKQGEQA; this is encoded by the coding sequence ATGAAGCCGCTTCGCTCGCTCACGCTGATGCTGGCCGGCCTGGCAATGCTCGGTCCGTTCTGCATCGATACCTACCTGCCGTCGTTTGCCGCCATCGCGCGCGAATTCGGCATCGCGCCGGTCTTGGTCCAGCAAAGCCTGAGCGCTTACCTGCTGTGCTTTGCCGGCATGATGCTGTTTCACGGCACCTTGTCCGATTCCTTCGGCCGGCGTCCCGTCATCATCGCGTCGCTCGCGGTCTTCATCCTGGCTTCCGCCGGCGCCGCGCTGGCGCCCGATCTGGGCTGGCTGATCGTGTTTCGCGCGCTGCAGGGCTTGTCGGCCGGCGCCGGCACGGTGGTCGGGCGGGCGATGATCCGCGACCGCCTGGCCGACGCTCACGCGCAAAAGATGATGTCGGACGTGACGGTGGCGTTCGCGGTGGCGCCCGCCGCCGCCCCGGTGCTGGGCGGCTGGCTGCAGCTGTGGTTCGGCTGGCGCTCGGTGTTCGTATTCCTCGCGGTGTTCGGGCTCCTGATGTGCGTCATCTGCTGGCGCTCGCTGCCGGAGAGCCTGCCGGCGTGCGAGCGCCATGCGTTCCGTCCGCGCCGGATCCTGCGCGGCTACTGGTCCGCGATCCGGCATCCGCATTTCCTGCTGCTGGCGCTGGCGCTCGGTTTCGCGTCGATCGGCTTCTTCGTGTACATCGCGTCCGCGCCGCGCTTCGTGCTCGAAGTGCTGCATTTGCCGGTCACGGCTTTCGGCTGGCTGTTCGTGCCGCTGGTGACGGGCATGGTGGCCGGCGCATTCATCGCCGGCAGGCTGGCGCACCGCTGGCGCCCGGTGCGGCTGATCCGGCTCGGCTACCTGCTGATGGCTGCTGCGGCCCTGATCAATCTCGCATACAACCTGCTGTACGCGGCGCGGGTGCCGTGGGCGGTGGCGCCCCTGTTCCTGTACACCTTGGGCATGTCGCTGGCGTCGCCCAGCACGATGGTGCTGACGCTGAATGTATTTCCGGCCATGCGCGGACTGGCGGCCTCGCTGCAGTCCTTCGTGCAGGTGCTGCTGTTCGCGCTCGTGGCTGCGGTGATTGCGCCGCTGGCTGGCGGCAGCGCGTTGCGGCTGGCATCGTTCCTGGCGTTTGCCAGTTCCTGCAGCCTGGCTTGCCTGCTGATGCTGGCGGCGAGCATGCGCCTGCAGGCAAGCCACGCCGCCAGCCCTCATTCATCCGATCCGATCAATCCATCAAAACAGGGAGAACAAGCATGA